The following proteins come from a genomic window of Candidatus Bathyarchaeia archaeon:
- a CDS encoding S-methyl-5-thioribose-1-phosphate isomerase: MPLESVRATAERIRRLEIQGARNVAIAAIRAMEALAEEAKGASREELLRILSEAKEILFAARETEPLMRNAIRWIISEAHDRGGTDARALAEAISSASKSFLKSLEGWKDSIAEIGARRIRDGSVVFTHCHSSTVIEILRRAKADGKRFEVICTETRPLFQGRMTAWEMLKAGIKTTLIVDSAARSFINDADLAIVGADAITSEGNVVNKIGTSAIALMAQEARTPFYVASELLKYDPATAYGDYEAIEERGPAEVWDGAPEGLIIRNPAFDVTRRDFIHGIICEEGIISPHSVTEVVRRRYPWVFARPSP, from the coding sequence ATGCCTTTGGAATCGGTTCGGGCCACCGCGGAGAGGATAAGGCGCCTTGAAATCCAAGGCGCGAGGAACGTCGCCATAGCGGCGATAAGGGCCATGGAGGCCTTGGCCGAGGAAGCCAAGGGGGCCAGCAGGGAGGAGCTCCTGAGGATCCTTTCGGAGGCCAAGGAGATACTCTTCGCCGCTAGGGAGACGGAGCCTCTAATGAGGAACGCCATACGCTGGATAATTAGCGAGGCTCACGATCGCGGCGGGACGGATGCGAGGGCCTTGGCCGAGGCCATTTCCTCCGCCTCCAAGTCCTTCCTGAAAAGCCTTGAGGGATGGAAGGACTCCATAGCCGAGATCGGTGCGAGGAGGATCAGGGATGGATCCGTGGTCTTCACGCATTGCCACTCCTCCACGGTAATTGAGATCCTAAGGAGGGCCAAGGCCGATGGGAAGCGGTTCGAGGTCATCTGCACGGAGACGAGGCCCCTCTTCCAAGGCCGGATGACCGCTTGGGAGATGCTCAAGGCTGGGATCAAAACGACGTTGATAGTGGATTCGGCCGCTAGATCCTTCATCAACGATGCCGACTTGGCGATCGTAGGGGCCGATGCGATAACCTCCGAGGGTAACGTTGTCAATAAGATCGGGACGAGCGCCATAGCCCTAATGGCCCAAGAGGCCAGGACGCCATTCTACGTGGCATCGGAGCTCCTCAAATATGACCCGGCTACCGCCTACGGGGACTACGAGGCCATAGAGGAGAGGGGGCCGGCGGAGGTTTGGGATGGCGCCCCGGAGGGCCTGATCATAAGGAACCCGGCCTTCGACGTCACTAGGAGGGACTTCATACACGGCATCATATGCGAGGAGGGAATAATCTCCCCCCACTCGGTGACCGAGGTCGTCCGAAGGAGATACCCTTGGGTCTTCGCTCGGCCTAGCCCCTAG
- the rbcL gene encoding type III ribulose-bisphosphate carboxylase, which produces MDFVDLEYEPDETDLICAFRIEPDGISMEEAAGAVAAESSIGTWTELGTERPYVKRLAARVYKIEGDSIEIAYPIELFEPGNMPNVLSSIAGNVFGLRALRGIRLEDVRFPMGLLKGFRGPRYGIGGIREALRIRDRPLLGTIIKPKLGLRTEDHAQVAYEAWIGGCDIVKDDENLSSQAFNPFEERLLKTLEARDRAEGETGERKAYMVNITAEAGRMLERAEFVLGHGGEYVMVDVLTCGFAALQTLRERDLDLIIHGHRAGHAAMTRNPRHGISMRALAKALRAVGVDQLHIGTVVGKMFESKEEVAGNLEALKGEMGHLKPVMPVASGGLHPALVPAIIDFFGIDVVIQAGGGIHGHPRGTIEGARAMRQAIEAALGGVPLAEYAKAHGELRMALEAWGEPRG; this is translated from the coding sequence CTGGATTTCGTGGACTTGGAATATGAGCCGGATGAAACGGACCTAATCTGCGCTTTCCGCATAGAGCCGGATGGGATCAGCATGGAGGAGGCAGCGGGGGCGGTGGCAGCGGAGAGCTCCATAGGGACTTGGACGGAGCTCGGGACCGAGAGGCCTTATGTCAAGAGGCTTGCCGCCCGGGTTTATAAGATCGAGGGCGATAGCATCGAGATAGCTTACCCAATCGAGCTCTTCGAGCCGGGCAACATGCCCAACGTCTTAAGCAGCATCGCCGGCAACGTATTCGGCCTGAGGGCCTTGAGGGGCATAAGGCTGGAGGACGTTCGGTTCCCGATGGGGCTTTTGAAGGGCTTTAGGGGTCCGAGATATGGCATAGGGGGGATCCGGGAGGCCCTTCGGATCCGAGATCGCCCCTTGCTCGGGACCATAATAAAGCCAAAGCTTGGGCTGAGGACCGAAGACCACGCCCAAGTCGCCTACGAAGCTTGGATCGGCGGTTGCGATATCGTTAAGGACGATGAGAACCTGAGTAGCCAAGCCTTCAATCCGTTCGAGGAGCGCCTCCTCAAAACCTTGGAGGCGAGGGATAGGGCCGAGGGGGAAACAGGGGAGAGGAAGGCCTACATGGTCAATATAACGGCGGAGGCGGGAAGGATGCTCGAGAGGGCGGAGTTCGTCCTCGGGCACGGCGGCGAATATGTAATGGTCGACGTCCTGACCTGCGGCTTCGCCGCGCTCCAAACCCTTAGGGAGCGGGACCTAGACCTGATTATCCACGGCCATAGGGCCGGGCACGCCGCCATGACGAGGAACCCAAGGCATGGGATCTCGATGCGCGCCTTGGCGAAGGCGTTGAGGGCCGTGGGCGTGGATCAGCTCCACATCGGGACGGTTGTCGGGAAGATGTTCGAATCCAAAGAGGAGGTGGCGGGGAACCTCGAGGCGCTGAAGGGGGAGATGGGCCATTTGAAGCCCGTCATGCCCGTGGCATCCGGCGGCCTCCATCCGGCCCTAGTGCCGGCGATAATCGATTTCTTCGGGATCGATGTCGTCATCCAAGCCGGCGGCGGCATCCACGGCCATCCGAGGGGGACAATCGAGGGCGCGAGGGCGATGCGGCAGGCCATCGAAGCGGCCTTGGGAGGGGTTCCCCTGGCTGAATATGCGAAGGCCCATGGGGAGTTGAGGATGGCCCTAGAGGCGTGGGGGGAGCCTAGGGGCTAG
- a CDS encoding methyltransferase domain-containing protein: MDPCQKNSLDKRLVLEYREFYDEIYLTINEMDCYSRELEAIERFRTTVKLIEFLANRRDYKSILDIGSAEGHYGIYLSNRGFDYTAADISATCSKKFNFLKTKGLIERSSQFIICDAKMLPIRDLAFDISLLGEILEHELLPERVIDEARRVSRVAIFTVPILTPGWGIFSERRANELASEYNSKAKEIIRNRGIKDGLRWIIEKYGAAHVNIFTKSILKNKYFGKYRTKIIGINYELPIRGLIKRRLPKMYPFLSRFIGIIERATPKGVILPGHKGAIIICEKKCNQ; the protein is encoded by the coding sequence ATGGATCCATGTCAGAAAAATTCCTTGGATAAAAGACTAGTATTAGAATATAGAGAATTTTATGACGAAATTTACCTAACGATCAATGAGATGGATTGCTATTCTCGAGAATTAGAAGCTATAGAAAGGTTCAGAACGACCGTTAAGCTGATCGAGTTCTTGGCCAATAGGCGTGACTATAAAAGCATATTAGACATAGGATCGGCTGAGGGTCACTATGGGATCTATTTAAGCAATAGAGGATTTGACTACACAGCCGCGGATATATCAGCAACTTGTTCCAAGAAATTTAATTTCCTCAAGACAAAGGGGCTTATCGAAAGATCCTCCCAATTCATCATTTGCGATGCTAAGATGTTGCCCATAAGGGATCTGGCTTTTGATATATCGTTGCTGGGAGAAATTTTGGAGCATGAGCTCCTTCCAGAAAGAGTGATTGACGAGGCAAGGAGGGTCTCCAGAGTGGCGATATTCACAGTTCCCATACTCACCCCAGGCTGGGGGATTTTTTCCGAGAGGAGGGCTAACGAGCTGGCTTCCGAATATAATTCAAAAGCTAAGGAGATTATAAGGAATAGGGGAATTAAGGATGGCCTCCGTTGGATAATCGAAAAATATGGAGCGGCTCATGTTAATATCTTCACAAAATCAATTTTGAAGAATAAATATTTTGGGAAATATAGAACTAAAATAATTGGAATAAATTATGAGCTCCCAATTCGCGGATTGATAAAGAGGCGTTTACCAAAGATGTATCCATTTTTATCTAGATTCATAGGCATAATAGAAAGAGCCACTCCAAAGGGAGTAATTCTGCCAGGACATAAGGGGGCGATCATTATTTGTGAAAAGAAATGCAACCAATGA
- a CDS encoding AMP phosphorylase, producing the protein MRLKAKPLGLDSGGKSVVVLNKDDASDMGVLALGRVRVGFGGRELTAIVNTTTALIGSGYIGVCEEVRRALGISEGADLEVKPTPPPKSLHSIRNKLRGRKLAYGELLEIVRDVVEGNLSDIEIAAFVTALHAFGLDLDEATALSMAMVETGNKLDLNRPLIVDKHSIGGVPGDKTTLLVVPIIAACGLTIPKSSSRAITSAAGTADRAEALMPVNLGIEEMREVVERTNGCIVWGGSLHLAPADDIFIRVEHPLSIDPLLLPSIMSKKKAVGANLLVVDIPCGRGAKVKTIGEADLLANDFMELGGRLGIKVRCAVTYGEQPIGYAIGPALEAREALRALMGDGGAPDLIDKATDIAGILLEMAGKGDGKALALEALRSGKAEGKLREIIGAQGGDPGVKPEDIRVGDQSFTIRSEGDGYVLWIDNASMAELARLAGCPRDKGAGILLHRKIGDKVGAGEPLFTIYAERGTKLQQALEALEDMRAIGVGERMEMLIHEVRERALAKRAVPLDR; encoded by the coding sequence TTGAGGCTCAAGGCGAAGCCCTTGGGATTGGATTCTGGGGGGAAATCCGTCGTGGTTCTGAACAAGGACGACGCAAGCGACATGGGCGTCTTGGCCTTGGGCAGGGTCAGGGTCGGGTTCGGCGGGAGGGAGCTGACGGCCATAGTCAATACGACGACCGCGCTCATAGGAAGCGGATACATAGGGGTTTGCGAGGAGGTCAGAAGGGCCCTAGGGATATCGGAGGGCGCCGATCTGGAGGTCAAGCCAACGCCCCCTCCGAAATCCCTCCACTCCATAAGGAACAAGCTCAGGGGCAGGAAGCTAGCGTATGGGGAGCTGCTCGAGATAGTCCGGGACGTCGTCGAGGGCAATCTGAGCGATATAGAGATCGCCGCCTTCGTGACGGCTCTCCATGCATTCGGGCTGGACTTGGATGAGGCGACAGCCCTTTCTATGGCAATGGTCGAAACGGGCAATAAGCTCGATCTGAATAGGCCGCTGATCGTCGACAAACATTCGATCGGGGGCGTCCCCGGCGATAAAACCACGCTACTGGTCGTGCCTATAATAGCGGCATGCGGCTTGACCATCCCGAAATCCTCCTCTAGGGCCATCACCTCGGCCGCGGGCACAGCGGATAGGGCCGAGGCCCTGATGCCCGTGAACTTGGGCATCGAGGAGATGAGGGAGGTCGTCGAGAGGACGAATGGCTGCATAGTCTGGGGGGGCTCCCTCCACCTCGCCCCGGCCGATGATATATTCATCAGGGTCGAGCATCCCTTATCAATCGATCCCCTCCTGCTGCCATCCATAATGAGCAAGAAGAAGGCCGTGGGGGCAAACCTCCTTGTGGTCGATATACCCTGCGGGAGGGGCGCGAAGGTCAAGACGATCGGGGAAGCGGATCTGCTGGCGAACGATTTCATGGAGCTCGGCGGGAGATTGGGGATAAAGGTCCGATGCGCCGTGACCTACGGGGAGCAGCCCATCGGGTACGCCATCGGGCCCGCCCTCGAGGCCCGGGAGGCCCTAAGGGCGCTGATGGGGGATGGGGGCGCCCCGGACCTGATCGATAAGGCGACGGATATAGCGGGCATCCTGCTTGAGATGGCCGGCAAGGGGGATGGGAAGGCGCTTGCCTTGGAGGCCCTTAGGTCCGGAAAGGCCGAGGGGAAGCTCAGGGAGATAATAGGGGCCCAAGGCGGCGATCCCGGCGTTAAACCAGAGGACATAAGGGTTGGGGATCAAAGTTTCACGATCCGCTCAGAAGGGGATGGCTACGTGCTTTGGATCGATAACGCCTCCATGGCTGAGCTGGCTAGGCTGGCGGGCTGCCCGAGGGATAAGGGCGCCGGGATCTTGCTCCATAGGAAGATAGGCGATAAGGTCGGGGCTGGCGAGCCATTGTTCACCATATACGCTGAAAGGGGGACGAAGCTCCAGCAGGCACTGGAGGCGCTGGAGGATATGAGGGCCATTGGGGTTGGGGAAAGAATGGAAATGCTGATCCACGAAGTCAGGGAGAGGGCCTTGGCCAAGAGGGCCGTCCCGCTGGATAGGTGA